The following coding sequences are from one Sphingomonas sp. OV641 window:
- a CDS encoding TonB-dependent receptor, with amino-acid sequence MKRFHGASALSMALALVAPTVAQAQPSEQAATRSFAIPAGALAPALSAYSSTTGLQVIAAPALVNGRRTQGVSGRHTARVALGMLLRGTGLRLVSSNGVMVLRAGEEKAAPKRIAAAAPVAQAAPVQAEAVPAGEELGGDIVVTGYRESLVAAQDLKRRAVGTEDNILASDIAAFPDLNLAEALQRVPGVAITRDTGEGRQIALRGLGADFTRTQLNGMEVLGNTASGMDNRGNVSRTRGFDFSLFASELFNRVTIQKSYAANQDEGGIAGTVGLFTAKPFDYDGQKIVLSAKAQHNTNTEGVTPRLVGLFSQRQGDFGALVSVAYSKIRNNEYGYRNWNWGKVTYGANNIGPEIDADTRALLRGGTIFAPQAQSPSTWYTDRERIGVTAALQYHPGDRFKLDVDLLYGRLADDRDDWAIATGGYNALTGNVSGTQVIRSATIQGNSLVAATYTGVDQRTEHHHVVNSTDFYQAVANASWEATDRLTITGLAGYQKSKFVQPTFDKIFLQARNTGFGYDMRPDMPVNSYGFDLTNPANWNVQRLVTQENAIDSDYTNGQLTAAYELTPILKLELGGEYKRFTNSGYQYLTNIFYGTAATSDRAVPDAMKYVINRDSLIPYIGGDVDAIYALLGNNRNLTRANLTAGSDFRIVEKTWAGFAQFDLDTYLGSMRLRGNAGVRYYHTDLTSSGSLATATNGVTTLEPVTVVNKSDDWLPALNVALDIRPDLIARVSASRNVNRPGLPQLAAAGTLTVAPFGGTVSVGNPYLQPYRATMAEAGLEYYPSRHGFVSAGFFWKDIESNITSETSQVPYSATGFPVSLLLPGQDGTTPYNYTRPINGEGASIRGIELAAQHDFTFLPEPFNHFGVNANGTWIDGNQNAVFNGVSQRIALYDLSKWAANATLYFETERFGARVSTAYRSRYLTGAGGNANIGTGIRPTNNVDFQIRYSATPNLRFVMEGINITNQAIEQFTDIEADRILVNTNSGRIFTFGVTASF; translated from the coding sequence ATGAAGCGGTTTCATGGTGCGTCGGCACTGAGCATGGCACTCGCGCTCGTCGCGCCGACAGTGGCGCAGGCGCAGCCCAGCGAACAGGCGGCGACGCGCAGCTTCGCCATTCCGGCGGGCGCGCTCGCGCCGGCGCTGTCGGCCTATTCGAGCACGACCGGCTTGCAGGTCATCGCCGCGCCTGCGCTGGTGAACGGCCGCCGCACGCAGGGCGTCAGCGGGCGCCACACCGCGCGCGTTGCGCTGGGCATGCTGCTGCGCGGCACCGGGCTGCGGCTGGTATCGAGCAACGGCGTGATGGTGCTGCGCGCCGGCGAGGAGAAGGCCGCGCCGAAGCGGATCGCGGCGGCGGCGCCGGTCGCCCAAGCCGCGCCGGTGCAGGCGGAGGCCGTCCCGGCCGGCGAGGAGCTGGGCGGAGACATTGTCGTCACCGGCTATCGCGAGAGCCTGGTCGCCGCGCAGGACCTGAAGCGCCGTGCGGTGGGCACCGAGGACAATATTCTCGCCTCCGACATCGCCGCCTTTCCGGACCTGAACCTCGCCGAGGCGCTGCAGCGCGTGCCCGGCGTCGCGATCACGCGCGACACCGGCGAGGGCCGCCAGATCGCCCTGCGCGGCCTCGGCGCGGACTTCACGCGCACCCAGCTCAACGGCATGGAAGTGCTCGGCAACACCGCCTCGGGCATGGACAATCGCGGCAATGTCAGCCGCACGCGCGGTTTCGACTTCAGCCTGTTCGCCTCCGAATTGTTCAACCGGGTCACGATCCAGAAGAGCTACGCCGCCAATCAGGACGAGGGCGGCATCGCCGGTACCGTCGGGCTCTTCACCGCCAAGCCCTTCGACTATGACGGGCAGAAGATCGTGCTGTCGGCCAAGGCGCAGCATAACACCAACACCGAAGGCGTGACGCCGCGGCTCGTCGGGCTCTTCTCACAGCGGCAGGGCGATTTCGGCGCGCTGGTGTCGGTCGCCTATTCGAAGATCCGCAACAACGAATATGGCTATCGCAACTGGAACTGGGGCAAGGTCACCTACGGCGCGAACAATATCGGGCCGGAGATCGACGCCGACACGCGCGCGCTGCTGCGCGGCGGTACCATCTTCGCGCCCCAGGCGCAGTCGCCCTCAACCTGGTACACCGATCGCGAGCGGATCGGCGTGACGGCAGCGCTGCAATATCACCCCGGCGACCGCTTCAAGCTGGACGTTGACCTGCTCTACGGCCGGCTGGCCGACGATCGCGACGACTGGGCGATTGCGACCGGCGGCTATAACGCGCTGACCGGCAATGTCAGCGGCACGCAGGTGATCCGCTCGGCGACGATCCAGGGCAATTCGCTCGTCGCCGCCACCTACACCGGCGTCGACCAGCGCACCGAGCACCACCATGTCGTCAACTCGACCGATTTCTACCAGGCGGTCGCCAACGCCAGTTGGGAGGCGACCGATCGGCTGACGATCACCGGCCTTGCCGGCTACCAAAAGTCGAAGTTCGTGCAGCCGACCTTCGACAAGATCTTCCTTCAGGCGCGCAACACCGGCTTCGGCTATGACATGCGGCCCGACATGCCGGTCAACAGCTACGGCTTCGACCTCACCAATCCCGCCAACTGGAACGTGCAGCGGCTGGTGACGCAGGAAAATGCGATCGACAGCGATTACACCAACGGCCAGCTGACCGCCGCCTATGAGCTGACGCCGATCCTGAAGCTTGAGCTGGGCGGCGAGTACAAGCGCTTCACCAACAGCGGCTATCAGTATCTCACCAACATCTTCTACGGCACTGCAGCGACCAGCGACCGCGCCGTGCCGGATGCGATGAAATACGTGATCAACCGCGACAGCCTGATCCCGTATATCGGCGGCGACGTCGACGCGATCTACGCCCTGCTCGGCAACAACCGGAACCTCACCCGCGCGAACCTGACCGCGGGCAGCGACTTCCGCATCGTCGAGAAGACCTGGGCCGGCTTCGCGCAATTCGATCTCGACACCTACCTTGGCTCGATGCGGCTGCGCGGCAATGCCGGCGTGCGCTATTACCACACCGATCTCACCTCCAGCGGATCGCTCGCCACGGCCACCAACGGCGTGACCACGCTGGAGCCGGTGACGGTGGTGAACAAGAGCGACGACTGGTTGCCCGCGCTGAACGTCGCGCTTGATATCCGCCCGGACCTGATCGCGCGCGTCTCGGCCAGCCGCAACGTCAACCGCCCCGGCCTGCCGCAGCTCGCCGCGGCGGGCACGCTGACGGTCGCGCCGTTCGGCGGCACCGTCTCGGTCGGCAACCCCTATCTCCAGCCCTATCGCGCCACGATGGCTGAGGCTGGCCTCGAATATTACCCCAGCCGCCACGGCTTCGTATCCGCCGGCTTCTTCTGGAAGGACATCGAAAGCAACATCACCTCGGAGACGTCGCAGGTGCCATATAGCGCCACCGGCTTCCCCGTGTCGCTGCTGCTGCCAGGTCAGGACGGCACCACGCCGTACAACTACACCCGCCCGATCAATGGCGAGGGCGCCAGCATCCGCGGCATCGAGCTGGCCGCACAGCATGATTTCACCTTCCTGCCCGAGCCGTTCAACCATTTCGGCGTGAACGCCAACGGCACCTGGATCGACGGGAATCAGAATGCGGTGTTCAACGGCGTCAGCCAGCGGATCGCATTGTACGACCTGTCGAAATGGGCCGCGAACGCGACGCTCTATTTCGAGACGGAGCGGTTCGGCGCCCGAGTCTCCACCGCTTACCGCAGCCGCTACCTGACGGGCGCGGGCGGCAATGCCAATATCGGCACCGGCATCCGCCCGACCAACAATGTCGATTTCCAGATCCGCTACAGCGCGACGCCGAACCTGCGCTTCGTGATGGAGGGCATCAACATCACCAATCAGGCGATCGAGCAATTCACCGACATCGAGGCCGATCGCATCCTGGTGAACACCAACAGCGGGCGGATCTTCACCTTCGGCGTCACGGCGAGTTTCTGA
- a CDS encoding FecR family protein, which produces MMPAARQPTVDPNALNDALQAAASRFGRLSDEQVRAMRHKRRTATAAVASASAAAVLALVGGPWLTSTPAVPAGWSREVATKAGQQGTLTLADGSTVRLNGATRVQVSYRGDRRTARLLQGQAFFDVRHDKARPFTVYAGAGQARVLGTAFDVDLTRRQVALAVYRGAVGFEPVGKAPGTVVRAGYRSAITGGVASAPARFDAALPDWRQGWIDTAGMRLDDLVEALDRQGNVRIARPAEPLASVRVLGRFRTDNPRQLLGAIGEGFGFTVREQDGRLSLEAAK; this is translated from the coding sequence ATGATGCCTGCCGCGCGCCAGCCCACTGTCGATCCGAATGCGCTGAATGATGCGCTGCAGGCGGCGGCGAGCAGGTTCGGGCGCCTTTCCGACGAGCAGGTGCGCGCGATGCGGCACAAGCGGCGAACCGCAACGGCGGCGGTTGCTTCGGCGAGCGCCGCGGCGGTGTTGGCGCTGGTCGGCGGGCCATGGCTGACGTCCACGCCGGCCGTGCCGGCGGGCTGGTCGCGGGAGGTGGCTACCAAGGCCGGACAGCAGGGCACGCTGACCTTGGCGGACGGTTCAACCGTGCGATTGAACGGTGCGACGCGCGTGCAGGTGAGCTACCGGGGCGACCGGCGCACCGCGCGGCTGCTGCAAGGGCAGGCCTTCTTCGACGTGAGGCACGACAAGGCACGGCCGTTCACCGTCTATGCCGGCGCGGGACAGGCGCGCGTGCTGGGCACGGCGTTCGACGTGGATCTCACGCGGCGGCAGGTCGCGCTGGCGGTGTACCGCGGCGCGGTGGGGTTCGAACCCGTCGGCAAGGCGCCTGGCACAGTGGTTCGGGCGGGCTACCGCAGCGCGATCACCGGCGGCGTGGCGAGCGCACCGGCGCGATTCGACGCCGCTTTGCCCGACTGGCGGCAGGGGTGGATCGACACCGCGGGCATGCGGCTCGACGATCTGGTCGAGGCGCTTGATCGCCAGGGCAATGTGCGCATCGCGCGACCGGCGGAGCCGCTGGCATCGGTGAGGGTGCTCGGGCGGTTCCGGACGGACAATCCGCGCCAATTGCTCGGCGCCATCGGCGAGGGGTTCGGCTTCACCGTGCGGGAGCAGGACGGTCGGCTGTCGCTCGAAGCGGCAAAGTAG
- a CDS encoding RNA polymerase sigma factor — MVLTCDMRGLVAANHCGAVTGASRWLHDPLIVRPRTGHREGMVAGEAIYRDESGAFPDAALTQALRRFVHGRVGQHADGDDLVQETFVRLLGYQAASRVNDVKALCFTIARNLLLDHHRAARRGAPIELDEEIICPQPTAERILAYRRAVEIMLRALETMPPLRREIFLRKRLDGFTTAEIAGSLDMSLGAVEKHVVRAFSDLRTALAKRGFSMADGA; from the coding sequence GTGGTTCTGACATGCGACATGCGCGGGCTGGTGGCGGCCAATCATTGCGGTGCCGTGACAGGTGCGTCACGCTGGCTTCACGATCCCCTCATAGTTCGCCCGCGAACGGGACATCGCGAGGGCATGGTGGCAGGCGAGGCGATCTATCGCGACGAGAGTGGCGCCTTTCCCGACGCCGCGCTGACGCAGGCGTTGCGCCGCTTCGTCCATGGCCGCGTCGGCCAGCATGCCGACGGCGACGATCTGGTGCAGGAAACGTTCGTGCGCCTGCTCGGCTATCAGGCGGCATCGCGCGTCAACGACGTGAAGGCGCTGTGCTTCACCATCGCCCGCAACCTGCTGCTCGATCATCATCGTGCCGCACGGCGCGGCGCGCCGATCGAACTGGACGAGGAGATCATCTGCCCGCAGCCGACTGCAGAGCGCATTCTCGCGTACCGCCGCGCCGTGGAGATCATGCTGCGCGCGCTGGAAACGATGCCGCCGCTGCGCCGCGAGATCTTTTTGCGCAAGCGGTTGGACGGCTTCACCACCGCGGAGATCGCCGGCAGTCTCGACATGAGTCTGGGCGCCGTGGAAAAGCACGTCGTGCGCGCGTTCAGCGATCTGCGGACTGCGCTGGCAAAGCGCGGCTTCAGCATGGCGGACGGCGCATGA
- a CDS encoding phosphatidylinositol-specific phospholipase C1-like protein produces MSHVRTTLGLMLSLAAAPAIAADKQEPLRINDIAVIGTHNSYKLPMPAETMAKVRAAAPQMADALDYGHRPLVEQLDAGARQLEIDVNYDPKGGHYAAGSADPRLAKPGFKVLHIPGIDNSSSCVLLTECLTIIRDWSAAHPRHVPILLMFNAKDERNAARGGIDALPFDEAAYDALDAEIRSVLGPDRLVTPDDVQGRYPTLRDAVLANNWPTLEQSRGKFLFALDEPPAKVAVYRGKRQSLEGRVFFINTDEASPAAGYLTLNDPVKEGDRIRRAVAANYIVRTRADANTREARANDTKPRDAALAGGAQYVSTDYLWPDPRLAGGYVVEKPGGMVARCNPVRHPAGCGDLEAK; encoded by the coding sequence ATGTCGCATGTCAGAACCACGCTCGGCCTGATGCTGAGCCTCGCCGCCGCTCCCGCTATCGCCGCCGACAAGCAGGAACCGCTTCGGATCAACGACATCGCGGTGATCGGCACGCACAACAGCTACAAATTGCCGATGCCGGCGGAAACGATGGCAAAGGTCCGCGCCGCCGCGCCGCAGATGGCCGACGCGCTGGATTATGGCCACCGCCCGCTTGTGGAGCAGCTCGATGCCGGCGCACGCCAGCTGGAGATCGACGTCAATTACGATCCGAAGGGCGGCCATTATGCCGCCGGCTCAGCCGATCCGCGGCTGGCGAAGCCGGGCTTCAAGGTGCTGCACATTCCCGGCATCGACAATTCGTCGAGCTGCGTGCTGCTCACCGAATGCCTGACGATCATCCGCGACTGGTCGGCCGCGCACCCGCGCCATGTGCCGATCCTGCTGATGTTCAACGCCAAGGACGAGCGCAACGCCGCGCGCGGCGGCATCGATGCGCTGCCGTTCGACGAAGCGGCCTATGACGCGCTCGACGCGGAGATCCGCAGCGTCCTTGGCCCGGACAGGCTGGTCACGCCGGACGACGTGCAGGGCCGCTACCCGACGCTGCGCGATGCGGTGCTGGCGAACAACTGGCCAACGCTGGAGCAATCGCGTGGCAAGTTCCTGTTCGCGCTCGACGAGCCGCCCGCCAAGGTCGCGGTATATCGCGGCAAGCGCCAGTCGCTGGAGGGACGAGTGTTCTTCATCAACACGGACGAAGCATCGCCCGCCGCCGGCTATCTGACGCTGAACGATCCGGTGAAGGAAGGCGATCGCATCCGCCGCGCCGTCGCGGCGAACTACATCGTCCGAACCCGCGCCGACGCCAACACCCGAGAGGCGCGCGCCAATGACACGAAGCCGCGCGACGCCGCGCTGGCCGGCGGCGCGCAATATGTATCGACCGATTATCTCTGGCCCGATCCCCGCCTTGCCGGCGGCTATGTCGTCGAGAAGCCCGGCGGCATGGTCGCGCGCTGCAATCCCGTCCGCCACCCGGCCGGCTGCGGCGATCTGGAGGCGAAGTGA
- a CDS encoding phosphatase PAP2 family protein, whose translation MRRLFLLAVPLALTAADQAPTPYLAGAKVPDLVRILPPPPVTGDARNEDDRATFTETRKLAGTPRWKMATSDVTDDRYTVYACAMGMRLDAAKAPALARVFARLGDGGMVGRAKSTFAVRRPYLNQPGEICEAKSDHLAGNGDYPSGHTSNGWLTALILAELLPDRATEILQRGREYGESRYLCGSHSRSAVEAGYMAGAVVASQLHASADFRADMDAARAELARLAKDAAPVAGCAAN comes from the coding sequence ATGCGTCGCCTGTTCCTTCTCGCCGTCCCGCTCGCGCTGACCGCCGCCGATCAGGCGCCGACGCCCTATCTCGCCGGCGCAAAGGTGCCCGATCTGGTGCGCATCCTTCCGCCGCCGCCCGTGACCGGCGATGCGCGGAACGAGGACGATCGCGCCACCTTCACCGAAACGCGCAAGCTCGCCGGCACGCCGCGCTGGAAGATGGCGACGAGCGACGTCACCGACGATCGCTACACCGTCTATGCCTGCGCAATGGGGATGCGGCTCGACGCGGCCAAAGCGCCGGCGCTGGCGCGCGTGTTCGCCCGGCTGGGCGACGGCGGCATGGTTGGCCGCGCAAAATCGACCTTTGCTGTGCGCCGCCCGTATCTGAACCAGCCGGGCGAGATCTGCGAGGCGAAGAGCGATCACCTGGCGGGCAACGGCGACTATCCGTCGGGGCACACCAGCAACGGCTGGCTGACCGCACTGATCCTCGCCGAACTGCTCCCCGACCGCGCGACCGAGATCCTGCAGCGCGGCCGCGAATATGGCGAAAGCCGCTACCTGTGCGGCTCGCACAGCCGCAGCGCGGTGGAGGCGGGGTATATGGCCGGCGCGGTGGTCGCCAGCCAGCTCCATGCCAGTGCCGATTTCCGTGCGGACATGGATGCGGCGCGTGCCGAACTGGCGCGGCTGGCGAAGGATGCGGCGCCCGTCGCCGGATGCGCCGCCAACTAA